The following are encoded together in the Streptomyces asoensis genome:
- a CDS encoding fumarylacetoacetate hydrolase family protein: protein MKLMRVGTAGTERPALLDPQGVLRDLSGVVPDIDGALLADDEALGRVRAAAASGDLPVLDATGLRVGPPLARIGKIVCIGLNYHDHARETGVEPPAEPVVFFKAADTVVGPYDTVLVPRRSEKTDWEVELAVVIGRTARYLESARDGLAHVAGYAVAHDVSEREFQIERGGTWDKGKNCETFNPLGPWLVTADEVADPQDLPLRLWVNGELKQNGTTAEQIFPVGEVVRYVSQFMTLYPGDVINTGTPAGVAMGEPEPKPYLRAGDVVELEIGGLGRQRQEFKDA from the coding sequence ATGAAGCTGATGCGAGTCGGTACGGCGGGAACGGAGCGGCCCGCGCTGCTCGACCCCCAGGGGGTCCTGCGGGACCTCTCCGGCGTCGTCCCGGACATCGACGGCGCGCTGCTCGCCGACGACGAGGCGCTCGGCCGGGTCCGCGCGGCCGCCGCGTCCGGGGACCTGCCGGTGCTGGACGCGACCGGGCTGCGCGTCGGGCCGCCGCTGGCCCGGATCGGCAAGATCGTGTGCATCGGGCTGAACTACCACGACCACGCCCGTGAGACCGGGGTCGAGCCGCCCGCCGAGCCCGTCGTCTTCTTCAAGGCGGCGGACACGGTGGTGGGGCCCTACGACACCGTCCTCGTGCCGCGCCGGTCCGAGAAGACCGACTGGGAGGTGGAGCTGGCGGTCGTCATCGGACGTACCGCCCGCTACCTGGAGTCGGCGCGGGACGGGCTCGCGCACGTCGCGGGGTACGCCGTCGCGCACGACGTGTCCGAGCGGGAGTTCCAGATCGAGCGGGGCGGGACCTGGGACAAGGGGAAGAACTGCGAGACGTTCAACCCGCTGGGCCCCTGGCTGGTGACGGCCGACGAGGTCGCCGACCCGCAGGACCTGCCGCTGCGGCTCTGGGTCAACGGGGAGCTGAAGCAGAACGGCACCACGGCCGAACAGATCTTCCCGGTGGGCGAGGTCGTCCGGTACGTCAGCCAGTTCATGACCCTGTACCCGGGGGACGTCATCAACACCGGGACGCCCGCGGGCGTGGCCATGGGCGAGCCTGAGCCCAAGCCGTACCTGCGGGCCGGGGACGTGGTGGAGCTGGAGATCGGCGGGCTGGGGCGTCAGCGGCAGGAGTTCAAAGACGCGTGA